One window of the Candidatus Tisiphia endosymbiont of Sialis lutaria genome contains the following:
- a CDS encoding exopolysaccharide biosynthesis protein — translation MFNITAKNKQLDRAKVSSIFCKLGQKEKKKKTKISELLIDFHENGLLLMMLFFAIPIAIPLPYPPGFTTIVGIPLIILSMQMLLGFRQVFLPSKINNYQISNDILINISNKIVPKIKLVEKYIRPRYSFASSIYCEQFIGLISLICAITISIPLPLTNAVPALGITIMTLGLLNRDGLTIFLGFIVSIVGLIIAVIAIAASWISIKYLFNLFF, via the coding sequence ATGTTTAATATTACTGCAAAAAATAAACAACTAGATAGAGCCAAGGTATCTAGTATTTTTTGCAAACTAGGACAAAAAGAAAAGAAAAAAAAGACAAAAATCAGTGAATTGTTAATTGACTTTCATGAAAATGGTCTTCTATTAATGATGCTTTTCTTTGCCATACCAATTGCCATTCCTCTACCGTATCCTCCGGGTTTTACTACTATAGTAGGGATACCATTAATCATTTTATCTATGCAGATGTTGCTTGGTTTTAGACAGGTTTTTTTACCATCTAAAATTAACAATTATCAAATTAGCAATGATATACTTATCAATATAAGTAACAAGATTGTGCCAAAAATTAAATTGGTAGAAAAATATATACGACCAAGATATAGTTTTGCATCTTCTATATATTGCGAACAATTTATTGGTTTAATATCGTTGATTTGTGCTATTACCATATCAATACCTTTACCTTTAACCAATGCTGTGCCTGCACTTGGTATTACTATAATGACATTAGGTCTTTTAAATCGAGATGGATTAACTATATTTTTGGGGTTTATAGTCTCTATAGTTGGTCTTATTATAGCTGTTATAGCAATTGCTGCTAGCTGGATTAGCATAAAATATTTATTTAATCTCTTTTTTTGA
- a CDS encoding fatty acid desaturase gives MLKRIVWSIFFVLIIYPIILSCLVVKYYASYKIGLFEISLFIAGYYGSNIAVGVGLHRLWSHHAFKTNKVVEFILVMMSAATFQGPVLSWASNHYKHHTYTDKDQDPHSPLKFENRILGFLWSHIGWMIIDGSYKSIDRVTMVKLGKNKLLRWQLKRYWQISLFMNTIVPALIGYLIGGTIISAYAGFLFIGMGRALQQHATFCVNSLCHFVGSKKYYKGTAGDIWWMALFLLGENWHNFHHAFPSDYRNGAKWYHFDVHKWIIYVMSKLGLAWNLEVTPEVRIQAKVNETSKYLIEGRKQQLSLLQDKINQLGERIYVKLNELENSSISIKVQLQKSFIEIQESLKKLAEQLHSSIQLTEESSERLLKIASKKIKDREMAIYRLYNELDRKYVRN, from the coding sequence ATGCTAAAAAGAATCGTTTGGAGTATTTTCTTTGTTCTAATTATATACCCAATTATACTTTCATGCTTGGTTGTAAAATACTATGCTAGCTATAAGATAGGTCTATTTGAGATAAGTTTGTTCATAGCTGGCTATTACGGCTCTAATATTGCTGTTGGTGTTGGATTGCATCGTCTATGGTCGCATCATGCCTTTAAAACAAATAAGGTGGTGGAGTTTATTCTTGTTATGATGTCAGCCGCTACTTTCCAAGGACCAGTTTTATCTTGGGCATCAAATCATTATAAGCATCATACTTATACTGATAAAGATCAAGATCCGCATAGCCCATTAAAGTTTGAGAATAGAATTTTAGGGTTTTTATGGTCACATATTGGATGGATGATAATTGATGGAAGCTATAAGTCCATTGACCGAGTTACTATGGTTAAACTTGGTAAAAATAAATTGCTGAGATGGCAATTAAAGCGTTATTGGCAAATTTCTCTATTTATGAACACTATAGTACCCGCATTAATAGGTTATTTGATTGGTGGTACTATCATCTCTGCCTATGCTGGGTTCTTGTTTATTGGTATGGGTAGAGCATTACAACAACATGCGACTTTTTGCGTTAATTCTCTATGTCATTTTGTTGGTAGCAAGAAATATTACAAAGGTACTGCCGGGGATATTTGGTGGATGGCATTATTCTTATTAGGTGAAAATTGGCATAATTTCCATCATGCATTCCCATCAGATTACCGTAATGGTGCTAAATGGTATCATTTTGATGTCCATAAATGGATAATATATGTGATGAGTAAATTAGGGCTGGCTTGGAATTTAGAAGTTACTCCTGAAGTTAGGATACAAGCGAAGGTGAATGAGACTAGTAAGTACCTAATAGAGGGAAGAAAGCAACAATTAAGTTTACTGCAAGATAAAATTAATCAGTTGGGAGAAAGAATATATGTAAAACTTAACGAGCTTGAAAATTCTTCTATATCGATTAAAGTGCAATTACAAAAATCATTTATAGAAATTCAGGAATCACTGAAAAAGCTTGCTGAACAACTACATTCATCAATTCAGTTAACAGAAGAGTCGTCAGAGCGATTACTAAAAATTGCTAGTAAAAAAATTAAAGATCGTGAGATGGCAATTTATAGGTTATATAATGAACTAGATAGGAAATATGTTAGGAACTAG
- a CDS encoding exodeoxyribonuclease VII small subunit: MPDLTSIENMSFESALAELKEIVKKIDTGEESLDSSISSFERGVLLKEHCEKKLQAARLKIEKITKQADSAIIIEKIEL; this comes from the coding sequence ATGCCAGACTTGACATCTATTGAAAATATGAGCTTTGAATCTGCCTTAGCAGAATTAAAAGAAATTGTAAAAAAAATTGATACTGGTGAGGAAAGCTTAGATTCATCGATTAGTAGCTTTGAAAGAGGGGTGTTACTAAAAGAACACTGTGAAAAAAAGCTACAGGCGGCTAGATTGAAGATTGAAAAAATCACTAAGCAAGCAGATTCGGCTATTATTATAGAAAAGATAGAGCTATAG
- a CDS encoding SIS domain-containing protein translates to MHYHRDVAKRVILKESAALIELSNNIPSSFDNVVDHIINCKGRIILTGIGKSGYIAHKIAASFASTGTAAFYLHPAEASHGDLGMVTESDLVFMLSNSGETKELFDIMKYCKRFSIKIVAMTMNVNSTIATNSDFLLLIPRINEASYIAAPTTSAIMMLSLGDALTTSVHEARGFSEDDFRLYHPGGKIGANLIKVESLMRVKDQLPLVYVDTSFTDTILVMNQKSLGCAIVVNKDLSLVGIITDGDLRRHINDQINMKYARDVMTANPQQISSSKLAGEALGMMNSKSITSIPVTENNIVIGIVHIHDLLRAGIS, encoded by the coding sequence ATGCACTATCATCGTGACGTTGCTAAAAGAGTTATATTAAAAGAATCTGCCGCACTAATTGAATTATCTAATAACATTCCAAGTAGCTTTGATAATGTAGTAGATCATATAATTAATTGTAAAGGTAGAATTATTTTAACTGGTATAGGAAAAAGTGGTTATATAGCCCATAAGATAGCAGCAAGTTTTGCTTCTACTGGTACGGCTGCTTTTTATTTGCACCCAGCTGAGGCTAGCCATGGCGATCTTGGAATGGTAACTGAAAGTGACTTAGTTTTCATGTTATCTAATTCAGGAGAGACCAAAGAATTATTTGATATAATGAAATATTGTAAGCGATTTTCTATAAAGATAGTTGCCATGACTATGAACGTCAACTCTACTATAGCAACCAATAGCGATTTTTTATTATTAATACCACGAATTAATGAAGCCTCTTATATAGCCGCTCCGACAACCTCTGCAATAATGATGTTATCCCTTGGAGATGCACTCACCACTTCTGTACATGAAGCTCGAGGTTTTTCTGAAGATGATTTTCGACTATATCATCCTGGAGGAAAGATTGGAGCTAATCTTATCAAGGTGGAAAGTTTAATGAGGGTAAAAGATCAGTTGCCATTAGTATATGTCGATACTTCATTTACGGATACTATATTAGTTATGAACCAAAAAAGCCTTGGATGTGCGATAGTAGTAAATAAAGATTTGAGTTTGGTTGGTATTATAACAGATGGAGATTTGCGTAGACATATTAATGATCAAATAAATATGAAATATGCACGTGATGTAATGACTGCTAACCCACAACAAATTTCTTCCTCGAAATTAGCGGGAGAGGCTTTAGGAATGATGAATAGTAAATCAATTACTAGTATACCGGTAACTGAAAATAATATAGTTATTGGTATTGTTCATATCCATGACTTACTTCGGGCAGGAATTAGTTGA
- the lptC gene encoding LPS export ABC transporter periplasmic protein LptC gives MNVHDNVGSIMVKIPFIDKNSSAIILSYRRLINLSKILSFLGLALTLYLIYINFNPINNNLESIENNTENSAFAPNDKTNYEIKILNSTFKGLNKDLNPYQVNAVQAFRTLDNKYALEEINAKYKINGNNLLVINAKNGILNENSHMLELTEDVQFFLGEGILKAQKAQLNLLNREAFGKMGVILFYKNCEITSNKFSSTNDNNIINFKGSVSTIIDVSDF, from the coding sequence ATGAATGTCCATGATAATGTTGGTAGTATTATGGTTAAAATTCCCTTCATAGATAAAAATAGTAGTGCTATCATTTTATCTTATAGACGTTTAATTAATCTATCAAAAATCTTATCTTTTTTAGGTCTAGCACTAACCTTATACTTAATTTATATCAATTTTAATCCCATTAATAATAATTTAGAATCAATTGAAAATAATACCGAAAATAGTGCTTTTGCTCCAAATGATAAAACAAATTATGAAATAAAAATTTTAAATTCAACTTTCAAGGGTTTAAATAAAGACTTAAATCCTTACCAAGTTAATGCTGTGCAAGCATTTAGGACTTTAGATAATAAATATGCATTAGAAGAAATTAACGCTAAATATAAAATAAATGGTAATAACCTATTAGTGATCAATGCAAAAAATGGTATATTGAATGAGAATAGTCATATGTTAGAATTAACAGAGGATGTCCAATTTTTTTTAGGGGAAGGCATATTAAAAGCACAAAAAGCCCAACTAAATCTACTAAATAGAGAAGCATTTGGTAAAATGGGCGTGATATTGTTCTATAAAAATTGTGAAATTACTTCTAATAAATTTAGTTCTACAAATGATAATAATATTATAAATTTCAAAGGTAGCGTATCAACGATTATTGATGTATCAGATTTTTAG
- a CDS encoding LptA/OstA family protein codes for MLFFLIVNSAIAYGEHPYSKHSSMDKLYINSDNLVIDQIKQQACFTGEEVTLWFDDIMVKTTNLEIFYKIVDNKKTINYISIPSKLTAKRNDGQEVLIATSAKYFVERKELILLGDVIVQNKDGIIRTDKLVYYTELNNVNYSKSKN; via the coding sequence ATGCTGTTTTTTTTAATAGTGAATTCAGCAATAGCTTATGGAGAACATCCATACTCAAAACATTCTAGTATGGATAAATTATATATTAATTCTGATAATTTAGTAATTGATCAGATAAAACAGCAAGCTTGTTTTACAGGCGAGGAGGTGACTTTATGGTTTGATGATATAATGGTAAAAACGACTAATTTAGAAATTTTTTATAAAATAGTTGATAATAAAAAAACTATTAATTACATATCCATACCGTCAAAATTGACTGCTAAAAGGAATGATGGTCAGGAAGTATTAATTGCTACTTCTGCAAAATATTTTGTGGAAAGAAAGGAGTTAATCCTACTTGGTGACGTAATAGTACAAAATAAGGACGGTATTATAAGAACCGACAAGTTAGTATATTATACAGAACTCAATAATGTAAATTATAGTAAATCCAAGAATTAA
- the lptB gene encoding LPS export ABC transporter ATP-binding protein has translation MDRLQVNSISKSYNKRVILNDVSLQLKTGEIVGLFGPNGAGKTTCFSIIIGLTKPDSGALFFNDHDITNLPIYLRARFGFSYLPQEPSIFRGLSVGDNIRLMLEVLENDQEIIEQKILDLLKEFSILHLKDMPAMGLSGGERRRLEIARAIALDPKFIMLDEPLAGIDPLAIEDIKNLIVHLRNRNIGILITDHNVRDTLNIVDRAYVIYNGKVLLEGTPQEIATSCQVKEVYLGQSFSL, from the coding sequence ATAGATAGATTACAAGTAAATAGTATTTCAAAATCTTATAATAAGAGAGTGATATTGAACGACGTATCTCTTCAATTAAAAACAGGAGAAATAGTTGGTCTTTTTGGTCCAAACGGTGCCGGCAAAACTACCTGTTTTAGTATTATTATAGGGCTTACCAAGCCAGATAGTGGAGCATTATTTTTTAATGATCATGATATTACCAATTTGCCAATTTATTTAAGAGCTAGGTTTGGCTTTAGCTATCTTCCTCAAGAACCATCAATTTTTCGTGGATTATCTGTCGGAGATAATATTAGATTAATGTTAGAGGTTTTAGAAAATGATCAAGAAATTATTGAACAAAAAATATTAGATTTGCTTAAAGAATTTTCTATTCTCCATCTAAAAGATATGCCGGCAATGGGATTATCCGGTGGAGAAAGACGTAGGCTAGAAATTGCAAGAGCAATAGCATTAGACCCTAAATTTATTATGCTTGACGAACCACTTGCAGGTATTGATCCACTAGCGATCGAGGATATTAAAAATTTAATTGTCCACTTACGTAACCGTAATATTGGCATCTTAATCACTGATCATAATGTGAGAGATACACTCAATATAGTTGACAGAGCATACGTTATTTACAACGGAAAAGTCCTATTAGAAGGAACACCACAAGAAATAGCTACAAGTTGCCAAGTAAAGGAGGTATATTTAGGACAATCTTTTTCTTTGTAA
- a CDS encoding palindromic element RPE2 domain-containing protein, whose amino-acid sequence MGSMNDGATPISNRRATSADVTNFPSIDYMVVYNCLI is encoded by the coding sequence TTGGGTAGCATGAACGATGGAGCGACGCCTATAAGTAATAGGCGAGCGACGAGTGCCGACGTCACCAACTTCCCATCAATTGACTATATGGTTGTTTACAATTGTTTGATCTAA
- a CDS encoding NfeD family protein produces the protein MTIFNISIVEWWLIAGIICIIIEFSNIPNVGFLFLGLGGISNAIILNNYSDLLKYQYIIFGFISFLWLVILWYPLKFYVGKKHDKYEYSDMLGQEVQLYSNELLIGEKGQVLWSGTIMNAKLSKDSVKSAYKGDTLRIVQIDGNVLICTAENLKK, from the coding sequence ATGACCATATTTAATATTTCAATAGTAGAATGGTGGCTGATCGCTGGCATTATTTGTATAATTATAGAATTTTCTAACATTCCAAATGTTGGTTTTTTATTTTTGGGTTTAGGTGGAATATCTAATGCAATAATATTAAATAATTATTCAGACCTTTTAAAATACCAATATATAATTTTTGGGTTTATTTCTTTTTTATGGCTGGTTATTTTATGGTACCCACTAAAATTCTATGTTGGCAAAAAACATGATAAGTACGAATATTCTGATATGTTAGGTCAGGAAGTGCAGCTATATAGTAATGAACTGCTAATAGGAGAAAAGGGACAGGTATTGTGGTCAGGAACTATTATGAATGCCAAACTCAGCAAAGATTCTGTAAAATCAGCATATAAAGGAGACACACTTCGCATAGTACAAATTGATGGTAATGTTCTTATATGCACTGCAGAAAATTTGAAGAAGTGA
- the xseA gene encoding exodeoxyribonuclease VII large subunit codes for MENNFITNLVNQEFSVTEISSKIKELLENNFGYIRVKGEISGLKIATSGHGYFNLKENTAILACTCWRPVLAKIQFTPVDGMEVVAIGKLSGYAGNSRYQLSVEALEPAGLGAIMQILKELQAKLEKEGIFDKPKKPLPFLPNKIGVVTSMTGAVIRDIIHRINDRCPSHILIWPVTVQGGNAASEIAGAIEGFNKLEQNIKPDVIIVARGGGSIEDLWAFNEEVVVRSVFSSDIPIISAVGHEVDNTLIDLVADKRAPTPTAAAEFAVPVLSSLNYTISSYYETLLNRIIQLVKYQQQAVNSNTNISKSLTTYIDYNQQLLDELSFRLTESLPNLLKFKEAKLDSLNVEILNPMKIVDYKSLELDHQFNYTLKSISTKLKNYDHQLNLNNLLLTSLDYKTVLKRGFTVIKSADGEFITSKVMASKKQEFNIKFFDGDILVHTIK; via the coding sequence ATAGAAAATAATTTTATTACTAATTTAGTAAATCAGGAATTCTCAGTCACTGAAATTTCTAGCAAGATTAAGGAATTGCTTGAAAATAACTTTGGTTATATTAGAGTAAAGGGAGAAATTTCTGGTCTTAAGATAGCAACTTCTGGTCATGGTTATTTTAATCTTAAGGAAAATACAGCGATTCTAGCTTGCACTTGCTGGCGTCCGGTACTTGCCAAAATTCAATTTACCCCAGTTGATGGTATGGAAGTGGTAGCTATTGGTAAACTCTCTGGATATGCAGGGAATTCACGATATCAGCTATCGGTAGAGGCTCTTGAGCCTGCAGGTCTTGGGGCTATTATGCAAATTCTCAAGGAGCTGCAAGCTAAATTAGAAAAAGAAGGTATCTTTGATAAACCAAAAAAACCATTACCTTTCTTGCCTAATAAGATTGGGGTAGTTACCTCAATGACTGGGGCGGTAATTAGGGACATTATACACCGTATTAATGATCGCTGTCCGTCTCATATACTAATATGGCCAGTCACTGTTCAAGGTGGCAATGCTGCAAGTGAAATTGCTGGGGCAATTGAAGGGTTTAATAAATTAGAACAAAATATAAAACCTGATGTTATAATTGTTGCAAGAGGTGGGGGTTCTATAGAAGATTTATGGGCATTCAATGAAGAAGTAGTAGTACGTAGCGTATTTAGTTCAGATATTCCTATTATTTCAGCAGTTGGGCATGAAGTAGATAATACTTTAATCGATTTAGTAGCTGACAAGAGAGCTCCTACTCCCACTGCGGCAGCTGAATTTGCCGTACCTGTACTTTCTAGCCTTAATTACACAATAAGTTCGTATTATGAGACATTACTTAACCGTATTATTCAGCTAGTTAAATATCAACAGCAAGCCGTTAACTCCAATACTAATATTTCCAAAAGTCTAACTACTTATATAGACTATAATCAACAGCTTCTTGATGAACTAAGTTTTAGATTAACAGAGTCTTTGCCCAATTTACTTAAATTCAAAGAGGCAAAACTTGATTCACTGAATGTAGAAATATTAAATCCTATGAAAATAGTTGATTATAAGTCTTTAGAATTAGACCATCAATTTAATTATACACTAAAATCTATTAGCACTAAGTTAAAAAATTATGATCATCAATTAAATTTAAATAATCTACTACTTACCAGTTTAGACTACAAAACCGTACTAAAACGTGGCTTTACGGTAATCAAATCCGCCGATGGAGAATTTATAACATCAAAAGTTATGGCAAGCAAAAAACAAGAATTTAATATTAAATTTTTTGATGGTGATATATTAGTCCACACTATAAAATAG
- a CDS encoding transporter substrate-binding domain-containing protein has translation MQILKSIIPIIIILQNFFAYANHKENNNQLSNPLDTYFTQCTEGVNDKDHLLVDCYSLEPYQFSHVTKSGHHNITGLDIELINAISSKINIGIQYTDSAWEQVISNIQQGKSDMVPGLTYTEERAAFANFSIPYRLAEISLFTLRSARKHLHFNNTNEFLAQIRLLNFRLGITRKAVYGNTRTTEYLNQASNNDIIIKYGSNAELFKGLLRNEIDGVLADRIAGVALTLNYIEKDQIEEIPTGIKTPVHLMFSKKTVSPNLVARFNNSINEFINSDEYKKIVERYKYNILLLKSIDSSWCYIIGVIGSIAFAISGIIISAKTNATLFVTFVLAMLPSLLGCILLDIVVHSVNASLILTPYYTCRIFITVLIGFFAIKLLAYYNKQLYEDDFIQKIRNNTLIVCDSLGQASFMIIGVITVIVQKIEPLEFWGPCFACLTSSVGIIFRNLICQHDKNIESIPREINFEILILWGAIFSILLDSYAYKPDYSTIKYSIITVFVGAFVSRLLVYYYNIPNLTFRSDNTEILTKNINTN, from the coding sequence ATGCAAATACTTAAGAGTATCATCCCGATTATTATTATCTTACAAAACTTTTTTGCCTATGCAAATCATAAGGAGAATAATAATCAACTATCTAATCCCCTTGACACATATTTTACTCAATGTACTGAAGGGGTAAATGATAAAGATCATTTGCTTGTTGATTGCTATTCATTGGAACCCTACCAATTTAGCCATGTAACTAAAAGTGGACACCATAATATTACCGGTTTAGATATTGAATTAATCAATGCTATTAGTAGTAAAATTAACATTGGCATACAATATACTGATTCTGCCTGGGAACAAGTAATATCCAATATCCAACAAGGTAAAAGTGATATGGTGCCAGGACTTACTTATACCGAGGAAAGAGCAGCCTTTGCCAATTTTTCTATCCCGTATCGACTTGCAGAAATTTCCTTATTTACTTTACGTTCAGCAAGAAAACATCTACATTTTAATAATACGAATGAATTCTTAGCTCAGATACGTTTACTAAATTTTCGTCTTGGCATAACTAGAAAAGCTGTTTATGGCAATACCAGAACTACTGAGTACCTAAATCAGGCTAGTAATAATGACATCATCATTAAATATGGCAGTAATGCAGAGCTATTTAAGGGGTTGCTACGTAATGAAATTGATGGGGTTCTTGCTGACAGGATTGCAGGGGTAGCTCTTACTTTAAACTATATAGAAAAAGATCAAATAGAAGAGATCCCTACTGGTATTAAAACCCCTGTACATTTAATGTTTAGTAAGAAAACCGTATCTCCTAATTTAGTCGCCAGGTTTAACAATTCAATTAATGAATTTATCAATAGCGACGAATATAAAAAAATTGTAGAAAGGTATAAATATAATATCCTACTGCTAAAATCTATCGATTCATCATGGTGTTATATTATTGGAGTTATAGGGAGTATAGCATTCGCAATTTCTGGTATCATTATATCAGCTAAAACCAATGCTACGTTGTTTGTTACTTTTGTATTAGCAATGTTACCATCCTTACTAGGATGTATTTTACTTGATATTGTAGTACATAGTGTTAATGCCAGTCTTATTTTAACTCCATATTATACTTGCCGTATTTTTATAACGGTGCTTATTGGTTTCTTTGCTATTAAATTACTAGCTTATTATAACAAGCAATTATATGAGGATGATTTTATCCAAAAAATACGCAATAATACTCTTATTGTTTGTGATTCCTTAGGGCAAGCATCTTTTATGATAATTGGTGTTATAACTGTAATTGTACAAAAAATTGAACCATTAGAGTTCTGGGGACCATGTTTTGCCTGTTTGACTTCTAGTGTTGGTATAATATTCCGAAATTTAATTTGTCAACATGATAAAAATATCGAGTCTATACCTAGAGAAATTAATTTTGAAATATTAATATTGTGGGGTGCGATCTTTAGTATATTATTAGATTCTTATGCTTATAAGCCTGATTATAGTACAATAAAATACTCTATTATTACAGTATTTGTAGGAGCTTTTGTTAGTAGGCTTTTAGTTTACTACTATAATATCCCAAACTTAACTTTTCGTTCGGATAATACAGAAATTCTTACAAAAAATATAAACACAAATTGA
- a CDS encoding MFS transporter — MKKKDLSILIGNSLDHFDTAIYSFLAPILSIVFFPKDDPIVALILTYGMLATSIITRPIGSIIFSIIAKKRGATLALSYSLIGVAITTMLIGVIPTYQMIGWFSPLMLLIIRMMLGIFGEGEHCIAKLYIVENKTQSRGVKASYLYELSTMFGIIIASSVSAILISSSHHEYWRLCFILGGSTGIVGVYLRRYSNMSQRAIEQKSYPSNVILNNKYNILRISIISGFSYMTYVIPFVVMNSFVPLITSISLEAMMSVNTLLLIVDAAMIPLIGYFVKKYRPVDVMIVSTSILFISIVPLWLYMTDASIWYVNFVRLWIIALGVTFLCPLNYWLNSLFHGSDKYMLVSIGDALGTSIFGRSAPAVCIALWHFTDSSISIGIYIAMITLATIWAVKSR, encoded by the coding sequence ATGAAAAAGAAAGATTTATCAATTTTAATAGGTAATAGTCTGGATCATTTTGATACGGCTATTTATAGTTTTCTTGCTCCAATTTTATCAATAGTCTTTTTTCCTAAAGATGACCCTATAGTTGCTTTGATCTTAACCTATGGCATGTTAGCAACTTCAATAATTACCAGGCCAATTGGTTCAATAATTTTTAGTATAATTGCAAAAAAACGAGGGGCAACTTTGGCTTTATCCTATTCATTAATAGGTGTGGCTATTACCACTATGTTAATAGGAGTTATACCAACTTATCAAATGATTGGCTGGTTTTCACCATTGATGCTGCTTATTATTCGAATGATGTTAGGAATTTTTGGTGAAGGAGAACATTGTATTGCCAAATTATATATTGTAGAAAATAAGACGCAGAGTCGAGGAGTGAAAGCATCTTACCTATACGAACTATCAACAATGTTTGGGATTATTATTGCCTCTTCTGTCAGTGCAATTCTAATTAGTTCTAGTCACCATGAATATTGGCGTTTATGTTTTATATTAGGAGGTAGTACAGGGATTGTAGGGGTTTATCTTAGACGTTATTCCAATATGTCTCAAAGAGCAATAGAACAAAAATCTTACCCATCAAATGTGATATTGAATAATAAGTACAATATTCTGCGTATATCTATAATTAGTGGCTTTTCCTATATGACATATGTCATACCTTTTGTAGTGATGAATAGTTTTGTCCCTCTTATTACCTCTATATCTTTGGAAGCGATGATGAGTGTTAATACTCTTTTATTAATCGTAGATGCAGCAATGATTCCATTAATAGGGTATTTTGTTAAAAAATATCGTCCTGTGGATGTAATGATCGTAAGTACTAGCATTCTATTTATTAGCATAGTACCATTATGGTTATATATGACTGATGCTTCTATATGGTATGTTAATTTTGTCCGTTTATGGATTATTGCCTTAGGGGTAACTTTCTTATGCCCACTAAATTATTGGCTTAATAGCTTATTTCATGGTTCAGATAAATATATGCTGGTTAGTATTGGTGATGCTTTAGGTACTTCAATATTTGGACGCTCTGCTCCTGCAGTGTGCATAGCTCTTTGGCACTTTACTGACTCTTCTATATCTATAGGAATTTATATTGCAATGATTACTTTAGCTACTATATGGGCGGTGAAGAGTCGGTAG